One Sparus aurata chromosome 23, fSpaAur1.1, whole genome shotgun sequence genomic window, TCAAGTTTTGCAGATGTCAGCCATGTAGATGTCGGCCTTATTTCCAATTTCACAGATCTAAACGGCActtggcttgtggtgctcaaaaaGCCAAAtagggcgcgcaggtggtcgagtggttagagctcatgccacatacgcagccgaccccggttcgattctggttggaggtcctttgctgcatgtcacatccccctctctctcccatatttcctacctgtctactgcttaataaaaggtgtctatgccagaaaaaaaatcttaaaaagaaaaaaaaaaaaaaaaagccaaatagTACATTTGAAAGCTCAACATCGATATCTCTTTCCAGAAAACATAATCCTTGTTGGTctgaccttgttgtgagcagtttcatgtaggaactactTTCTGTCTACCAGACTACACCGGTTCCACCACGTCTGTCAACCCCGTTATTGTTTAATTTGCAACCTCTGTTCCTCTTttactgtgtgtgctttgtttggCCGTCTGTTCCGACATGTGTGTGACAGATAGCTGTCCAATTTCTGACAGATACACCTGAGCTCTCTTTTCTACATGGTTGtgtcatacatttttttaaagagataATCAGACACAGCGAACTGTGATGATAAAATATCGACTTAATCCTGATTGACCACAACTGTGtgacgtgtgtgtctgtgtgtgtgcatcagtcAGTGACCTTGCACGATGGACAAACAAAGCCGCTCATGTTCTCCACCACACCGATGATCGGCAGCTTGACCTTTTGACAGAACCGGATCTCCTTCCGCACGTCTTGCAGCGATACCTcctagagagagagaaagaaacagaaataggcagacagaaaagaaaaagggcaaagaaagagagaaagggaggaaacCAAGACCCCGGTGGAAAAAGCGAAAGAGAAAGGATTAGCTCaaattgttttctcttccctcGCAACGGCTATCACGGTTCcctagagaaaaaaaacaataagctGACATGCTTTCGCCtggaaatgtgttgtttaaaaaaaaaaagaaaagattctTCTCACTCTTCTCATACTTTCGTTATCGCAAGTTTGGAAACCCGTCTCTTGATATCTCACGCACTGGCTTGTTTGCCAGGGTAATTCCCGGCTCATGTGTGGTTAGTTTTGGTTAAGTGAGAGCTGAAGGAATGAGGAAGTGCttgttctgctgtctgacctCACCGGCCCCGGTCTAATTTAAGTATCAGGAAGTGTTTACTTTGATTAAGTCTTTCAATAAATACGGTGACAACCAATTTGCTTGCGCATAACGGCAACGTAAACAAGAGCACAAGTTCAGTGTGACAAACCCTTTTACATTTACACTATGCAAGTATGTGTAATATCTTGTcaatgtgtaaatatgtgtgtctgtgggttGCTATGCCATCAGACTCCTTGGTGCCTCTTTAGTTAACACACCGCACCTCATACTGAAGGTGTGTCCTGTCATCCGAACAATGCAGAAGCCCTCATCAAACCAGGTGAGGACACTgtgctgtttctgtgtgtcagaACACACAGTTTATACCGCCTGTAGATTTCACAGAATGTACACCTGTGTGGAAGTGGACTTGCAAGCGCACAGGGTTGTCTTAATACAGTGTTCTGTATTTTATGTAAAGTGCTGCTCCTATTTGACTGCTTTTATTGTGTAACGTGTAATCAAACGACTAGTAAACATGTTGGATGATAACTTTATATGGGGCTATGAAGGCTTGTTTAGGCACACTGTAGCCATTGTGGCTTTTTATAGGTTTGCGATAAGAAAGCATCCTCTGTTGCTTGCCATATTGTGGTTGTATTGTGCAAGCAGGTTACTTCTTGAGTAAcgctgtaaaaagaaaagtgcGAGGGACAACAGCAGCTTGGTTATGGCTTTACTGCCAATCCTTCTCCAGTGAATGTGTGActgttttacaaaaacaaaacattaacttACACAAATACTGTGAACCGTGctctgttttatctcttgtttccTCGCTTTTAAgtttttgggctttttttttcatatgtgcTTTGCTACAATGTCCAATATTGTTGttccatttaaatgtatatatgtgtctATCGTAGCTGTCGTTACACCTGCCCAGGGAACTGGGAACTAGGACACTTACAGCGATGTTGTCCCTGTCACTCTAcactgtataaataaataactatcAACAATTTAATGTTTCTTCAATGTTTCAAAACAGGATACTCATGTCATGTAAACTGTATTTGCAGCACATTCATCatttccaaatgtttccaaatgtTATAATATTATAATCACGGATCATaatcatcattgtcatcataGTCAGATAATCAGGTTGTATTTAACTTTCTGAATTAAATCATTGTACTACATTTATCTTAACCGTTGTGATACCAGGAGCTGTCTTGTCTGTGTAAACGTTTTAGCCTTGTcctgtttattttgtaatgtaatgtctTATGATATAGGTTCttatattgtatgttttttgttagGTGTCACATGTGAGATTGTCACAAAGTAAAGTTTGTTGTGGACCCCTGGAATTCTAATGCGTCTCTCAATCTACCCCATGTGGCCACACTTCACAGAATTACTTTGCATTAACCCCCAACGGGTGTGTGACTTACTGAATTTAGCGGCGTGTCAAACGTGTAGGTGTAGAGACGTCTGGTGACAGTCACCAGACCGGGGGGGGTTTCCAGGAAAGATAAAATGACATCTCACCAACACTTTGACCTACAATGTACCACTGAGGTCTCTTGACTCAAGGCAGAAGTTATTTTTTTAGGGACTTAACAACAATACTTATCAAATCTAATAAAAACAGCAATGTCAGTGTGCTGCAAATGTTGTGTCACAAAGAGGCAGATTATCCACGTGGAGAGCAGCGCTAAGATCTTGTACGGCAGTTGTAGCGATGTTGCGTTATGAGTAAAGGTAATGATTCCTGCTTTTAGCCCGCTATCACGTCTCATTTTTTGGTCCGTTAATATCGTTGTGGCTTTTAGTGTCACTCTCACTATCATTATTACTGTTTGGAGTTACAAAAAAACCACCACTGAACGACTGAACATCTCCAGGTGGTAGGCAAAAAGttattctgggaaatgtagttaATCACAAAGTGAGGCGCAAGCAGTCAAATTGGATGGAGAGAAAGTGGGCGCAGACGGAATCCCCCTCTACAGTTGCTGTAAATGCCTTTAATGTTACTTACTGCAGTAACTGTCACAGGATTTATGCCTGAGCgcgtgtgagcgtgtgtgcgtgcTACCTGTGGTGTGGTGATGATAACGGCCCCATCGACGTGGGTGGAGCTAAGGTACTGGACAATTGACAGGTGTTCATCAGAGGTGCCGGGGGGTGTGTCCACAATGAGGTAATCCAGGTCCCCCCAATCTACATCCCTCAAAAACTGCTTGATCATCCCTGGCAGAAGAAAAAGACGTAGATTATATAGAGGGAACACATTTAGAAAAAGTGAAACACATTTCGAAgcacacacaaaatcaaataCCATTCTTCTTGGGGCCTCTCCAGATCACAGCATCATCGGGGCTGCTGAGCAGGAAGCCGATCGACATCACCGCCAGATTGTCATCCACATACTacaacagacacagacagacacatgcgAATTGATGATATGTGCAATATCTTAAAGGAGTAAGACATTAAGCTTGAAAATTTTAATCGACTCACCACAGGAGACCAGCCTGAGCCACTCTGGTGAACCTGCGCAGAAGAGGACAGATTGAGGAATCATTTTACAGCACAATGAAAGTTGTAAGCCCCTTCAAGCTACACACACaacaatataaacattttatttatatacatatatatacactaaTAAGCTTTATTCTTGATGCAGCCATAGCAACAACATCTGCATGAAGAGAATGAATGTTATATGTCGTGGAAAAGACCAAAGTAGGTGTAATTTATTTGGGAAAAATCTCACAAGCTGTATCACTGTTAACAATTCTGCCCTCAACTCACCTGTTCACCCTCTAAGCCCATGATCCTCGGAATGGACGGACCACAGATATCTACATCCAGCAGGGCGACctataaacacacagaggaagcaGAACTGTTCTTATCTTAGACTCAGTTTTGTAATCCTGCATTTCTCAAGAGCCACACTGAGAATTTCCAGGCTCTGTGTGCTAGAATATGAGACTTTTTGTAGCTTGAACAAAGAAACCTAAAGGCTGGAGGGATAAAATTGGACaccagagggaggagaaggaggaagaggagggggagtaTGGCTAACAGAGCCGTATCCACATTTGTTGTACTACACCTCTTCACGTATGCAGCCGGACGGGGTTTTAGCAAAGGCAGAGACACTGTGAGATGCTAAGAGTTATTGATATGTGCGGTCACATAAAGAGGAAGTTGCTAAATGCTAAACTGGGTGTATGATCACAGCTTTAGTTGTCTGAAATGTATGACCATAAAACTCTGTTGAGCCAAGTCTGCAGCAACCTCTAGTGGTGTTTATTTGATCTCTACGGGTCACAATAACTGGGATTGGGTTAAACGTCAGTATGGCCTTGAttgttttaattcagttttatatTACCTCCTTCGTGCTGTCACTTGCGAGGGTGTGGGCCAGGTGAGCGCTGAAGGTACTCTTCCCTACTCCTCCTTTCCCAGACAGCACGAGGATTTTGTGTTTGACCGTCGACAGCTTCTCTCCGATCTCCGCTATGGCTGCAGATGAGACAGGTGGAGGAGACGAAGGATGCAGCAGAACAAGACACTCAAATGAGACAAAGCAAGCATCCACTGAAATATTGGTTTTAAACTACTATTTCTACTGGCCTTACTGTATAGagtatataattatatataattgTTGACAGTCTTACCAGGGTCAGGGGCCTTGGTGGCTCCAGAAGCACATATCTTCTGGTTGGGGCAGCCCGCACATGACGATGACTTCCCTGCTTGCTCACTTGTTGTACCCGGGCAGTCTGAAAGGATTCAACAGAGATCAGCTGTAAGTGTGTCTAGTTTGTCAGATAATCTTAAACTGATCAGAAATGGATTACATGTTGTGGTTCTGGTGGTTTAAACTCTGGTGGGGACGCCAATTCAAACGCCTGCTGTGCAGACAAACTTGGGACTTTCCTAACATAcccactagccccattcacactgccgtttgcatgcggggatcctgcgccaattctccgcaccctccactgtgtgaaagtttcagatgcagcGGGGTGGGAAATTtagctccggcgctgatccgcctctggaggtagtatcagggccgcattattggtgagccgtcccagtgtgaacggataatccggaggtgcggagcgagggcgtgtcgatcTGACTAGtcaactgcacaggtccttcactcaactaaatacagagcaatgtaccacaaagcaacgttacaggaccaaacaacagtaacatagtgactgtaactgtctttgataaacttatatgaggaaaacaaataccacagcagtacgtggagaagcgtctgtcctccgcctgtcctcccgactcttcctcacatttctgcccaaaaaacagcgcctgtcaccagcaaaaactttaactcaccgagtgtttgtgatgaaaataaatcacagcgacCATCAGCCCTCTTGACCTAGACTTCAGTGAACTATCctcagcctccgtccccgcaagtgagagtcagacagcgtccagttcactgatggcgattatgtaattatgtaattttcaGCGCGAAAAAtgtaacttcgtcactttccaggatgtttggtgggtcagtatctcaatcactacacattataacaacatccacatgattataaactgtccggacagggggaacacctgggaaacaccgacatcatcaacatgacATGTACTGCCACActtctttaggagccgcagcgccggctttctgtgtgaattacaggcggttaggcggagatgcttcgctctgtgtgaatcaccatcggtggagaattggcgaacgaCCGGTCCGGAAAAAATGCGGAGACGCGgtgtaaaaagggctaatgTGTTAAGCTGaattttggggaaatgtgtatTAAATTAGAGCAGCTACAATTAATACATTAGCTGTCAACTATTCAACTAAACACCAACAATGTTGATGGTGAATTAATTAGTTTGCgtgaatgtgtttaaatgtttggtttctttactcctgtatgacagtaaactgaatgtcGTCGGGTTCTGGACTAAACAAGACTTTTGAGGACATCATCTTTGGCTCCAGGAAATgctgatttaaatattttttttttgtgacaatttACAACTAAAATCCAAtggatttattaaaaaacaacaaatacaaatacaaaacaaaaaagattaaGGGTCTGGCAACTTCATACAGCtgtactccaaatactttttgaGAATTTCTGAATTTCACCATTGTGATTTTGATTCCTCGTATGTTTATTCGAAACTTCACCGATGGCTCATTTTTGAAGGGTTTGGGTTCAAATTTGTCTCAAAATTACATATCTGTAATCTGTATCTGGACTGGTTATCGGGACGATATTCAGCACTTTCAATGAATTAGAATTGGTGAAttttgcagataaaataaacatacttAAAAATGCGCTATGTTATGTCCCgcctacaacaacatctgatcGGTGACACGTCACATTTAAGATCTGAATAATCTGAAGTAAAGTAGTAGCAAATTGAACTTAAGATCAGTACCTGAGTACACTGCACTGTTTTTTCCTTCACTGTTTGTTGGCTATTTGACAcacagattttcatttttacggCAAAGACCCAAATATgggttttcagtctccttgatttctaataatcggtATCGGGCCTGAAAAAGCCAGATATAAGTCGACCCCTAATATCAAGAAGTAACTGATAGCCACTGCTGTCATTCCCACACTGAATCTTAACTGAGTCACAATGACTCAGCAACATTTCATGGATTCACCTTAATGTGGCAGCTTCTCACAAATGACAATATATTCagaactgtttatttttcatctttctgTGTATTTATTTAGGCAAAATTGGCCATTTTCTGCATTGGCATTAATCCGCATTAATATGACGTTTATCTAATGGCTCTAAGAAAACACTTTAATAACTGCGTCACACAACTTCACAGTTGAACAAACTTATGATTTGGATTGAAAGCTCCGACATTAACAGCACAGGAGTGTATTTCATATTTTAGCTAACTGATAACCTGCCtggatagaaaataaaaaacgctgaaaacaaaacaaacaggaataTCGCAGTTAGTTCCACTGCTGCTAATAATAACGTTTgtttaaaacacatcagagcAAAGATAACATTACAAAACACCAAATCGCTAATCAATATATGTATTACAGGTTAAAGTCACCTAAATAATACATCTTTAAAAACTCACGTTCTGGTGCGTTATCTGGTACGTCTGCCATCTTTGTGTCCTGCTGTGAAAGTCGTCCCCCTTCGAAGGTTCCGGTGTGCGCACAAGttgaaacttggatggatggACACAGATTTAGCATATTTTCAGCGAGCACTGTAGCCAATATGTCACAATATGTTCAGcatatatgaatatatgtatttatcTGGCGCCATATTCAACTGAATTCCATACAAACAAAGTTACACCGtgttccccccccccaattttttttctatcaaAAGTAGAAAAAGTGCAAACAAGAACACTGaatacacaaaaatatttcTTGATAATAATACATGGAGTTGTTTGGTTGATTTTACCTCATTAGTATGACACCATAGCCTAATATTTGAAGTAAAAAAGTGACATACTACGAGAATTAAATTTGTTGTATTCTCTGACATTAGCCATAGAGCTTCTACCGTCCTCCATCCTCGGTTCCACAgtccaaaaaaaacccaaaaaaactttttgtaGGAGACCTTACACCTAAATGCAAATGAGTGACATTTTAAGTTGCAAAAAAGTGTAGTCTGTTGCATTCATATCTGCATTCCAAGGAAACATGGACCTCATTTGTGAATACAAAACAGTTCAGCAGTTCAACacaacgcaaaaaaaaaacaacaacaacaaaaaaacaacccagaTAACTCTACAATTCTTCTCTCCGGTTAAAACAATGCCTCGCAGTGATTATTAGCTTCTTTACTGGCAGCATTTCCCTGTGTTAAGTACAGTGCTTACAGCAATTAAAAACAGTGCATTAATTGAAATTATTAAACATTCAAAAGTTCCATACTCTGGAAGCCCCCAAGCCAGAATACAAACCACCTGAGTATGAACACGCAGATGTTTTAACCTGCAGAGTTTGATAAGAATTCATCAAACCTTAGTCGTCTTATCTAAGCAGCTGCCACAGTGGTGTACTGTATTAATTAATCACAACTGTTCTGGGAACCTTACTaagctaaaaaacaaacacaaaaattaacCCAACATCCAGTGTATCTCAGTATTTTGTCTAACACAGTTATGTTGCAATGATTCTGACTAGAATTAGCAGGAAGTTCATATTTCTTTGTCTTACAGTAAAACTACATTGATTATTACATGAAGCTCAATGTGATCCAGTGTGTCCAGTAGGGAGTGCTGTTGGTTGAGTTACGCCCAGCCAGCAAGAGTGACAGTAGACACACACTTGCACTTACCCAAACCATAACCACTAGTTGCTgaaccctaaccccaaccctAACCACTGACCCACAAACCAGcaaatttgaacattttggtCCCCATTTGGACAAGCTGTCCCGGTTTAATGGGTCTTTATTCTGAAATGTGCCCCTCAGTCCTAGCAATGCACATTCCTTTACCAGCAGGCTATGCTGACACACAGTATGTTGTAATCAAACGCAATTTTCTAGCTCCAGCGTTAACGTGACATTAGAGTCCATTACGCACAACAAAGGTGAGCAGTTCAGTGAGTCACAGGGGGGCTTTAAAGTTCAGCGGGCAGTAATATCCTCAGGAAGCATCAACAATGCCGTTGATTAGAGTAactttttacagtgtaaatACTTCATATATTGTCACAACTTACTGTCATTTGGCAAGGTGCTTTTATAATCATGCTACACACAACACTTGATGTCTCAGTTTTATTGGCTCAGTGGAATAATAGGTAAAAGGTAATTGGTCGACGGA contains:
- the nubp1 gene encoding cytosolic Fe-S cluster assembly factor nubp1, encoding MADVPDNAPEHCPGTTSEQAGKSSSCAGCPNQKICASGATKAPDPAIAEIGEKLSTVKHKILVLSGKGGVGKSTFSAHLAHTLASDSTKEVALLDVDICGPSIPRIMGLEGEQVHQSGSGWSPVYVDDNLAVMSIGFLLSSPDDAVIWRGPKKNGMIKQFLRDVDWGDLDYLIVDTPPGTSDEHLSIVQYLSSTHVDGAVIITTPQEVSLQDVRKEIRFCQKVKLPIIGVVENMSGFVCPSCKNTSQIFPPTSGGAERMCADLDLPLLGKVPLDPRIARSCDEGKSFINEVPDSPAAKVYQSIVQSIQDYCSNRVTEEQSTS